Part of the Hevea brasiliensis isolate MT/VB/25A 57/8 chromosome 16, ASM3005281v1, whole genome shotgun sequence genome is shown below.
TTGTTTGATATAGAAAAGCTGGTAGAAGGTATATACATGTGAAgggttaataaaagaaattaagaaTAAATAATGATCATGGTTTTCTTTTAAAACGTCATTTGGTGAATGATTATAGAACTTAGAAGATAAGTCGAGATTTGGCAAGTTGTTAATCAGTAGTCTTGTGGTTTTCATAGGGAAGCAACTCACTCGAAGGAAAACAAGGGAAATCAGCTAGGGTTTCTTGACCATTTTCTCTTTGATACTTTCTTCTCTTAAGACAAAAGTAAGCAATGTTTTTCAAATgtataatgatattatttttcaTTCAATTAACATAATAGCATTCCTTATTCAGTACTGatggtaatatatatatatatatatacgagaTCGAAATGTAGAATATCCTACATAAGAATTCTATGTAGAATATTTTCAAAAGTAGaatgatattatttttttcaatttgatttatatacacttttattcatttttttaataatattgttaattttaaaaattaagataaatcTGTAAATATTTTTATCTGCACTTCAAACTCAGTATATTTTCACTTgtactaagaaaaaaaaaaaaggctttctATCGAATTTAGGTAAAAAAAAATCCTTACATCGAATTTTTTATACTCAAATAAAGGCTTTAAtgcagaaaaatttaaaaaattgtctAGAGCTCAaacatgattttttttatttttttatagaatTAAGCTCTAACAGgagtttttttttcatatttttttcttCCTTTGGTTATATATTTTCATGGATTTTCTTTTTCCATCCTCGATTCTGGCAATTGaataatagtttgaaaccacTTGCAAGAATACTGCTCAAATTACAAATGGAAAGAGAAATATCACTGTGAAAGTCCTTCAAATTCTACAGATTACAATTTCTTTGATATCATATTATTCTTTGATATGTCTTCCAATTACAGGGCAGAAAATTATTTCTCATTCAACTCTATCATCCTATAtaactggaaaaaaaaaaaacagtcgaAAAAGTTGGGGAAATCATGGATGCATGCTTTTCTTTAACATTACAGGCGTTGGCTTTGTGCTAGTAAAAATtggagtaattaattaattaattcaagttTGTGGATTCAGGGCCAAGTCTTTTCTGCTTCTCTTTATATCTAACATGTGTTGATTGCCACAAATAAAAGCGATACCAAAACTCCGTCTGAGAGATTGATTTCTCTGTAAATCAAACGGCTAATGTTGCTAATGCAAATTAAGAAAAGTTACTTATCAGCCACAAGATATAAAAGACCATCCCAATAAGGACACTTAAACGTGGTGATGACGAAATGGGTGATGGAATGGTTGAGTAAGAGTGCAATCAGGAGGAGTGGGGTTGTGTAGGAAAAtgggaagattttttttttccttttaaaaaaaatttctcaaTATGCTTAATTAGATGTATAGCTCAGTCCTTTGGTCACCCATCATTCTTTTGTCACTCAAATTTGTGATTCCACACATACCCTAACAAGCCACTTTAGTTCCCATGTCCCTTTCGCAAACCAATGGTGGACCCTTCTCTCCATCCATACAAgtgtttctatatatatatatatatatatatagatgcaCACACAGTGCATATTATTTTAGGGTACACCAAAGTTGAGGACTTTATATAAATGTGGGTGTGGGGCTGTTGAGTCTTTACAAGGAGTGTTGGTGAGACTTTTTAGCATTAGTGGAACTTGTTCATAGCTAGTGGTCTTGTTTCCCTCTAGTTAGTGTATGTGTGTGATATGGGCAGGCAACCTTGCTGTGATAAACTTGGGGTCAAGAAAGGGCCATGGACAGCTGAGGAAGACAAGAAACTGATCAACTTCATTCTCACCAATGGCCAGTGCTGTTGGAGAGCTGTTCCTAAGCTTGCCGGACTCCGGCGATGTGGTAAGAGCTGTCGTCTTCGTTGGACTAATTATCTTCGCCCTGACTTGAAGAGAGGCCTTCTCAATGAAGCTGAAGAGCAATTGGTCATTGATCTTCATGCTCGTCTTGGCAATAGGTTAAATCTCTTAATTATTTCATGCGTCATTGATTTGTTGTTAAAGAGAGATATCATGCATTCAAaagcatttttaaatttttaagtgtTTTGGTACTTTTTATTGATTAATAATGGCGTTTGGTGTGGTGGCTTCATCATGGACACGTCTTCCTCTGCCATATATATACAAAATATATAGTgtctccaatatatatatatatatatatatatatatgtttgttaCTGTGAAAATAAACTTTTGTTTTCTATGAAGAAGATAATGCAGTTGAAATGAAGTGTTCGACAAGGTGATATATATAGCCTCTGCATATGAGGGGAAGGTGCACCTAATATTTTGCCAAGGATGTGACTGATTATGATTGTGATAATATCTGTATTTTAACAATAATATTTCAAACCATTTTCTTCTTATATTCTTTATAATAATATGTACTTTGAACGAACAAGCAGGCAGAGCCATAGGAGTTTTTTTAAACAGATTGAAAGCTCGTATGAAGTTGCAAAATTAATGATGCCATCTTCGTTTTTAGCTTTCCGATAATTAATTTCCATAATATCTGTGCGTAAGATTCGAGTAATAAATACTTACATAGCTCagcattttcttcaaatttctggtATCTGGTTATTCATTTCCATTTCTTTTTATATACTTAGGTGGTCCAAGATTGCTGCTAGGTTGCCCGGAAGGACAGACAACGAGATCAAGAATCACTGGAATACCCACATCAAGAAAAAGCTTCTTAAGATGGGGATTGATCCTGTTACACATGAACCCTTCCATAAAGAAGCCAAGACCGAGGAAAGTTCATCTATATCCCAGACTGATAATCTTTTGCCGGAATCtggcaacaacaacaacaacaacagtaGTATGCAAGAAAATGATGGCATCGCTAACTCGGAGGAAAATTCAAGCTCACCGCAGGAAAATTGTTGTAGTGATGAATCGATTTTGTTAAATAGTATTTGCAACGACGAAACGTTATTGAATAGCTTGTGGATAGATGAGCCTCCTCTAGTTGACGCATCATGGAACAATAATAATCCACCTGCAACGGAAAATACTAATAATGGAGAAATGGGTTATCCATATCCATCCTGGGAAGATAATTGCACATGGTTATTGGATTGTCAAGATTTCGGAGTCCAAGATTTTGGGTTTGATAGCTTCGACAACCTGGAATTTAAGTCGCTGAACGCATTAGAGATGGAAGACAAGCACTAGAACATACGTATGGTACGTAGTGAGAAAACTTTTAAGGTTCAAATGCaagggaaaaaaagaagaaaatggtaCAGTAAGAAACAAAGTATCATCATGCATGTGCAGCTGAAGTTAGGTTCTAAAAGTGCTGAATTTTATCAATTATGCATCAGATTACTGTTGGAAGGGTCGAAGAAAAAGCTGTCTTCTTTAGAGGTTTCTCACCAACCAAGTCAAAAACAGTGAAAAAAAATATCATTAAATTACATTATTCTTCTTGGTCCTTTATACCAAAGTTGTAATCTTATGTGTAAGAGATAGGGACACGTTTGGACTATTGTCTAAAAAGAAAATGCTAGTGGGCTTTTCAGAAAATTGTAACGTTCGTATATAAATGTTGTATGATATTGCAAATAATGAAGtggataaaattatattatttgtgTACGTTGGTTATAATATAACCAATTTGGTGGAACTAATTTACCGTCCATCCATTCTATCTTTTGGTATTTGCCTGAAAGaaaaactttttatttttatggagGATTAGGGGGAGTGGACCGCAAGGACTCAGAAATTCacacaaaaggaaagaaaagggaCATGCCTATCTGCcattgtgtgtatatatataattactttCCTAATCAGCAGGGCTTCAAATTAAATTGAGCAAATGCTATATTCACTATTTAACTAGCCATTGAAACAAGTGAGGTTAAACACATCGAATGCAAGAGTCATCTTCCAGCTCTGCTAGTTAAACACATCCCTTTTGACGTTAATGTTTTTGCGGATAATTTGGCTAAGCAAGGAGTGCTTCATTCTGATGATTTTATCTGAGTACTTCTTTTGTTTTGTATTTTTTGTGGCTAGTTTTTGGTTGGTTTTATGAATCATATTAAGTTCTTTTTATTGTTGCTTTATCCTTGTTAGGGTTCTGAAGCAGTCTATTTCATTGGGGTGTTGCATCCTTTGTATTTCTTTCATTCTTAATATATTTtgctgataaaaaaaaaagaaaaaaactagCCATTGAAACAGTGCCGTTTAAAAGGGCACATGAAGatacatataaaaaatatatgcCTATATAAATGATAATCCAAAGTATCACAGTATGATCTTTTGCACTTGCTGAATTGCCATACGTGGAACAAGGAAGCTTCGCATTATATCTAAGATCTTCATAGTTTGTGCAGATGATAATATAAATATTAGGTTTAAGGGTGACTTCTCAAGTGAGCACGTATGTACCCACTCCATTAGGCTTAATTTCTCTATAATTTGTTTGGTTTAAAGAAGTAGTTATCATTATCTCCTCATTATATTGAAGGGATGTTCAGGAGAAAACTAATGCACTTTGAGCAGGCTGGTGGCACTAATTTAATTGCACTTTAAGCAATAATCTCAATCATTGTCCTCTCAAATATGCCCATTGCCATTAGCTTTAGTTTTTAGTGCGCTGATGATATAGCAAATTCTGTCAAGCACCATAGCTAGCTGTTCCCTCATTCCGTACTTCACAAACTTGCTAATTAATCAATTACTTAGTATTTAAATTCTTAATAATCTCCTATACAGAAACTCTACATAATTTTCTTGCGTTATGTTGTAATCCATTGTTTTGATAATTAATTACTAATTCAAAGGAAAAACCATGGTATTTCAGATGTTACCTATAGCTAGCTACTTATTTTACAAGAGAATACTACCTAATATACTAATCTAGGATAATGGCATAAAGCACACAGAATTTGATTTTTCAATCTTTGACAAGGGAATGCCGGCTTAAGTCATGTATGATGTATCCCAAATTAACTATATATCTCTAGCAACCACTAGTTTATCTGTTGATTATCTATGACCACTAATTAATTACATGCCACCTTAATCACTTGATGAAGAAGATTTGTTGTGAAATAATGCCTAACAAAATGAGGGATACAAGTTAATCTTCTCAATTTTATATAACATTAATTCAGATTGTGACTTGATTGATAGACCTCAAATTCAACATGGGTATCAATCACGATTGAAAAGTTGACAACGAGTTGATATAATTTTGAGCCCTCAAAAAATACTCAAAATAATCTaagcaagaaaaagaaaataaataaattaacaagTGTAATCCAGAAGAACTTGCTATTAAATTGCACAATCTGATCTATAAGCCTGTGTCAATGTGAATTTTCTTAAGAAACAAGTTAGGGcagacaatttcaatattaaaaagaaattatttaTTAAGTCACATAAGCTAAAAGTTTTAGACCTATATATATGTgcatatatattatatttcagaaaaaaaggaaaaaaaatgaaataaaatgatgtTCTTGATTATGAAAATATAGTTTGATACAGACATATACCAGAGAGCAGGAGAAAGGTACTTTTATCAAGAAATACTGGTACTACAGTTTCTTGTATTGGAGACCAAGATAACTTATTGGTACGTATTTAGAAGAAaaggaagggaaaaaaaaaattcagggaaaagaaaagatgatGATTGTGCTGACAAAGGTTAAGAGATGGATATGTGTAGAGACCCTACACCTAAAGATTCTGAGCAGGCTCCATGTAAGCATATTGCTAATGGTGGAGTTGCAATAGCTATAGGTAGCTTGGCCTCAAGAATTAAAATGGAGTCATTAGAAAGTGGAATGTGGAATGATGATAAGGTGCTGGTGTGTTGGGTTTCACATGTTTTATAAACGATACAGTTTTGCTGATGCTTCGGCTTTCAAGTGTTATTTTGAAAAGATCAAGACAGAGTCCATATTACAATGAGGGGAAAAGGTGCCCATCTCTTATGATGTGTATGTTCCATCTAAAGCTAAAGCAACATATATATGCCCATGAGGCTCCATAGTATTTTTGTGATCTGAAGGATTAACTCATTAATTTTTGTGTCTCTTCTGTTCTAAGTTGAtgctaattatttaattatttgcaaAAGCATTGTTCACTCAAGTTTATTCTGATAATTAATGAAAGAATTTGTAAGCAGTTTTAAGTCATCTCAGGATTTCAAAGACTCTGGCATGGGCTTTTGTGTATTGGGCATCATGAAATCTTTGATTATTATgacaaaagataataataataataataaaattaatttagaatTGTTAGAGTCCAATTCCAATtggaattaggaagtataattaatttagcaagtataattaatttagcaagtttagtagaatttaaattatgaaatttaataattaaagtcCTAAAAGGACTAGATTTTAGTAGTCTATATATATAAATAGTTGGTTGGTCATTATACGGAATGTATTGCAGAGAGTCCATAAAGTGGAGAGTTGTGTTAAATTTcgtgagttttgtttgagtgatttttgagagtgaaaaaaataattagtggttgtaattatttttcgTTTATAGTGGATTTATTTGGTGGAGTAGGCTTACGCCGAACCAAGTTAAATTTTGTATTCTTTATTTGTGTGGGTGTGATTTTTTACAACAATTAGTATCAAAGTATGGCgatgatcttggtgagtttggttAAAGGTGGAGCTATTGTGATATGTAGAAAGTTGCACATGCAATAATGGTGATGCAATAGCTCTCTACCATTATTACATGTGCAACTTTCCACATATCACAATAGCTCCACTTATAACTaaactcaccaagatcatccCCATGCTCTAATAATAATTGTTGTGTACTGCGGAAGCATATAAATTATAAAGAAACAAAGCAAATATACCAACTAACAATATTTacatggttcaccctctcaacatagggctacatccacaGACATgccatattttattattaataataataaatcatcattacaagttCAAAACTATACTACCCATAAACTCAATTACACCCAAAAGAATCCATGCtacatcaaactgctcatagtaaatatattagttagtccttcTTAGTCTTCTCTAGAtataactcaatatatttactattacaacattACACCGCAAATGGTATCTTTAACTATATGGGTAAGAGCCATTTCATCAATGGCCAAGAATCTCTTCCTTTTGAATTATATGTTATTTCTACACCTTAAACCGAAGCCTCTTTCCTCTGCAATGGGTAAAAGCCCCTTATCAGTGGGCAAAGCCAAATTCGCATTAATTGGCAAGGCCCCTTTCTACAATGGGCGACTGCCTCACTCTATGAGTggaaagccaaataacctttttcaccattgtcctatttatagtgttaattctctcaatcctaatctgattaggagtctcatttaatttagaaataacactaaaataagagttttacttTACATAGGAAATATTCCCTATTGATGAATATTCCTCTCTCCTctgcaatgggcaaaagcccctCATCAGTTGGTAAAGCCAAATCTGCAGCAATTGGCAAGGTCCCTTTCTACAATAGGCGACTGTCTTACTCCATGAGTTGAAAGTCAAATAACTTTTTTCATCAttgtcctatttatagtgttaattctctcAATTCTAATATGATTAGGAGTCCCATTTAATTtagaaataacactaaaataagagttctactttatataggaaatatttatttattctattgataaatatttctcccactcaaattaagaaaatatctcttcaaattttaatagaattttaaatcataattctaCCAAGAATCGTGAAGTTTCCTCCGGAGAGTGTGAATGTCTATTGGTATCGGTCCATATAAATAACACTTGAAATCAAAGTATGCACTTTTGCTACTGTGCAAGGGTGTGgtgctaaattattttttatattgagTTGATCATTTCATTGAATCCAGTTGCAGATCCGAATTTTTTAGTCTGCCATtaacatataaataataaatattattaaacatATAATGTTAATATCTTATTGAAAACTAATTATCAAGAACTACATCATCATCCCAATTTGGTGGGATCAAATGATTCCTCATGTTAAAGATGGTT
Proteins encoded:
- the LOC110631798 gene encoding MYB-like transcription factor ODO1, translating into MGRQPCCDKLGVKKGPWTAEEDKKLINFILTNGQCCWRAVPKLAGLRRCGKSCRLRWTNYLRPDLKRGLLNEAEEQLVIDLHARLGNRWSKIAARLPGRTDNEIKNHWNTHIKKKLLKMGIDPVTHEPFHKEAKTEESSSISQTDNLLPESGNNNNNNSSMQENDGIANSEENSSSPQENCCSDESILLNSICNDETLLNSLWIDEPPLVDASWNNNNPPATENTNNGEMGYPYPSWEDNCTWLLDCQDFGVQDFGFDSFDNLEFKSLNALEMEDKH